The Cryptomeria japonica chromosome 2, Sugi_1.0, whole genome shotgun sequence region GGATTGTCTGCAGGTTGTTTCTGCTCTGGAAAACTCCATAGCTAGGCTGGAGGATAAAGTGCAGAATTCTAGTCCTCTTCACATGGAAATACAAAATAAACATGGCAATTCAATAGCACCAAAGGTTGTTTTTGAGGGTGATGAAGGTGAATCTCGCCCTGATGAAATAATGGAAAAGATATTGAAAAATAGCAACTGTGATGACGGACCCAGCCAATAAAAGTCAATTTCTGTCAAAAAAGTTTGAAATGGTTGTTGCTAATCAGGAACATGATGATATATGTGCAGAAAAacagttgcattttgcaaaagCAAATGACATAAATCATCAGGAATGGAAAAGTTTTCAGCAGGGTGGAGAGGAGGAAGATAATGCAGCGTTCATGGTAAATTTTGCTCAGTTCTCTCATTGACTATTTTAATCATGCTATCCTATTAACTGCCCTTGTTTGCTGATTACTGGAATGCTTCAATTTGGGTCTAAATTTTAATGAGTTCTTTCAATTTAATCATGAAATGCAGAGTAACTTAGATGATTTGGATAATGGCTTGACTGAGAAAGACTACACTTCTGAAGCAATCGACCAGAACAGTCTAAACATGACTTTTGATACGGCAACTGATATTGTTGAAGATGTCTGTAATGGATTACTAAATAAGGTGTGTTCCGTTGAGACTAAAGGTGTGGCGAATGACTGTATACCCAGGATTTCTAGTGATGCTTCATCAACTAGAGAATCCATTCATGACTTAGCTGGTGAAGTTATTAGTAGTAAATTATTTTCCACAAACCCGTCTCTATTAATATGAGGACTGGAAGGAAGAGAGATCTCACTGTTGATAGTGATTTGGTCTCCAGGGGTATTGGATTTATTGATGTTGCTCCTGATAACTCTTCTAAGTCCTCTGTTGTTAGTACCGTAATAAATTACATTTTGATAAGAAAAATAATGCTCCTGCAAATTTGAATACTAAGAGTCATAGATTATTTCTATCTGAATGCAATATTTATGCTGTGGATGTACAGAGAAATGTCATGAAGAGCCTTAGAATCTCTGAAGAAACTTCCAATCCAGTAGGCAAGAAAATGGAGTTAAGCAAGTTCATTGATTCACATGTTCTTCAGACAGAGAAGGCCATCTCAGAAATTCAACATGTTGATTCTGGAGATCCCCATCTGGGTACTTCGAGATTAGGATGTCTTGCCACTTCTTCTCCAGAGAATATACCCCCAAAAAATGGAGCATCAAGGGTGCTTAGGCGTGCATCTTTAATACTTATACCTCCACATGGTGCAAATAGGTTCACATCTTCCTTTATGTCTTGTGAGTCAAGTAGAGTGAGGTCTCTCCTCTTTCCCACTGGAGGAAATAGATTCTTATCAGTAACTTCTGCAGGTGATTGTACCAAGACCCAGATTTGTAAAGAGCAACAGGTACGGTGATAGCTTTTTGAATGTACTGTTCTTGTGCTATCTGAGTCTTCCAATTGATTTGTTGATAATATACCGTCCACCTTCTATGTAATATCTCAAGCCTCTTGTGAATGTCTTTTTATAGGATGGAAAATGTGTTTACTAAACTCTAAAATGAATGTAATGGTTATCATTATTTGTCTGTGTTAGTAAAGAGTATGTCAGTCTTTTGGCATGTTTATCTGAAAGTAGACTGAAACAGGTTGACTTCAGTAACCACCTAGAGGAAAGCTGTACACTGATGGTAGAAGAGTCATCAAAGGCAGGGCAAGGCTTTCATTTACAAACAGGAGTGATTGACAATAAACAGTATTGTGAAGAAACACAATCTGGCTTAAAAAACACAATGGCTGAAGATGCTCATATTGAAGTGAAAGCTAAGAAAAGGCATCCTACCAATAATATTGGCCAACAAGATGCAGTTATGATAGATTCCATGCCATCTGGTTTCTATTATCTGAAGAACCCAAATCATAAGCCAGATGAGCCACAGGTTTTTCAAAATGAAATGGAGGTATGTCAGTCAATTTTACTCTGAGTAGAAGCAGGGATCATTATTTTGATGTTTTCACATGacttttgataattttttaattgTTCTTTGTTTTCCGTCATAGGGAGTTTGCATTCCATATCTTTTTTGCATATGTGTAAGCATTTAGAGATCTTGATAAATGAGTACAAACTTTTTGAGTTCCCAGCATGCATTCCATGTGAACTACAAAGCATCatatttttatttccatttttAAGTTGCTATTGATATGCTTAGCTTTTAAGTTTTTTGATACAAGGATGCCCAAttaaatgtaatgtccccactttgaaatagaatttaataataaatgataataataaaattcatacattcaaaattaaattaaaatataaaataatataaatgaacatgattaattaaaaattaattaagttaatgaaaagccAAAAGAcgtgaaaggaaaagttgtgactccctcaacaatgacatataaaagggagaagagaacctcatttgagaggggggataatttggaaatgagaagtgcagatctgattatgaaaggctgtgtccctttcaaaaggtagaaataatgaagagttgcactctttaaagggtgctaatggtgaaagggtatgtctcttgccaaagggtatacatgatgaagaggtgtgacctctccctcaaattgagagatataaagggaaggaatcaaaagcatctagtgacatcaccattgatcagatcagatcagaattgttatcaagttacaggcagtaacatttgtgttcttggtggtatgcatggggatgtgcttaatacgtGTATGCGGGAAAACTGGGGCGATGAAacataaaatgtgaaaaatgaagctaaaaaaggcttgtccacacacccacgggacttcttggtgcaagttatgg contains the following coding sequences:
- the LOC131048515 gene encoding uncharacterized protein LOC131048515 encodes the protein MPGSNTDSEFHTDGGIDGGEMSSTRSDDPSFPAMVVSALENSIARLEDKVQNSSPLHMEIQNKHGNSIAPKVVFEGDEEKQLHFAKANDINHQEWKSFQQGGEEEDNAAFMSNLDDLDNGLTEKDYTSEAIDQNSLNMTFDTATDIVEDVCNGLLNKRNVMKSLRISEETSNPVGKKMELSKFIDSHVLQTEKAISEIQHVDSGDPHLGTSRLGCLATSSPENIPPKNGASRVLRRASLILIPPHGANRFTSSFMSCESSRVRSLLFPTGGNRFLSVTSAGDCTKTQICKEQQVDFSNHLEESCTLMVEESSKAGQGFHLQTGVIDNKQYCEETQSGLKNTMAEDAHIEVKAKKRHPTNNIGQQDAVMIDSMPSGFYYLKNPNHKPDEPQVFQNEMEVQHVDEKGIQRDFKIDAEINGSFSNHLVQSEAKGKRVHSKFKNDYKKLTDFRKFRNMDNLARISSMREGILARRRSSCVVSASVNHICSSQKGGDDSTGAAVVDRTEGNAKNNQSKMKIPVFGKKRFLEKALIDSAKRLQAQKMLRSGVYDGLAVPKEETEVNSSKEDNFSKEVNQTPLNIVKCESESYGERVIKQKRRRREQFKKSLMGKSREKAKETAERVALFQRSQILQSKRGHTSLVSAITNNQET